The Paramisgurnus dabryanus chromosome 6, PD_genome_1.1, whole genome shotgun sequence genome has a window encoding:
- the znf622 gene encoding cytoplasmic 60S subunit biogenesis factor ZNF622: MSYTCISCRVQFSDGEVQRAHYKTDWHRYNLKRKVADMPPVTAENFQERVLAQRAATEQESQGGGHGSAYCATCNKKFSSDNAYTNHMQSNKHQQAERKALAAAQEIVQRMNEKNLEKGAELDKDAQNEALQKVLKEQQRHTTPKAPPAEGQVRQRPDKPPRLQWFEQQAKKIAAEECEEEEQEEEEEWEDVGDEDDEDMDDEEEEEEMEEDSASGPALPPDAIPVTNCLFCGHHSRSLSRNVAHMTKTHSFFISDIEYLVDLRGFISYLGEKVGVGKVCLWCNEKGKSFYSTEAVQAHMIDKSHCKLFTDGDSALEFADFYDFRSSYPDAKDGDDVEMKDGELPDDKTVEFDDDTLELTLPSGAKIGHRSLMRYYKQRFGLQRALVPAHNQKAVGRVLKQYRALGWGGDSGKGFVSQQQKDMQYVRRMKSRWMLKMGMNNNAIKQTHFRAQVMF, encoded by the exons ATGTCGTACACGTGCATTAGTTGCCGTGTGCAGTTCTCTGATGGCGAGGTCCAGCGGGCACATTATAAGACAGACTGGCACCGCTACAATCTGAAGAGAAAAGTGGCCGACATGCCGCCAGTCACGGCGGAAAACTTCCAGGAGCGTGTGCTGGCCCAACGGGCCGCGACGGAGCAGGAGAGCCAGGGCGGCGGGCACGGCTCTGCCTACTGTGCCACCTGCAACAAGAAGTTCTCCAGTGATAATGCCTACACGAATCACATGCAGTCCAACAAACACCAGCAGGCAGAAAGGAAAGCCCTTGCCGCTGCCCAGGAGATCGTTCAGCGAATGAATGAGAAGAATCTGGAGAAAGGGGCGGAGCTAGATAAAGACGCACAGAATGAAGCTCTTCAGAAAGTACTCAAAGAGCAACAGAGACACACCACTCCTAAAGCCCCTCCAGCCGAGGGACAGGTCAGGCAGCGGCCGGACAAACCACCACGACTGCAGTGGTTCGAGCAGCAAGCCAAGAAGATCGCAGCGGAGGAGTGCGAGGAAGAGGagcaggaggaagaggagg AATGGGAAGATGTTggtgatgaagatgatgaagatatggatgatgaagaagaagaagaggagatGGAAGAGGACTCTGCGTCCGGGCCGGCTCTGCCCCCTGATGCGATCCCAGTGACGAACTGTCTGTTCTGTGGACACCACTCGCGCTCACTGTCCCGAAATGTTGCACACATGACCAAAACACACAGCTTCTTCATCTCAGATATTGAATATCTGGTGGACCTGAGAGGATTTATTTCGTACCTGG GGGAGAAGGTCGGTGTTGGAAAGGTGTGCTTATGGTGTAATGAAAAAGGGAAGTCGTTTTACTCTACAGAGGCGGTGCAGGCACACATGATCGACAAAAGTCACTGTAAACTTTTCACAGATGGAGACTCTGCGCTCGAGTTCGCAGACTTTTACGACTTCAG GAGTAGTTATCCCGATGCTAAAGATGGAGATGATGTGGAGATGAAGGATGGAGAGCTGCCTGATGATAAGACTGTAGAGTTTGATGACGATACGTTGGAGCTAACTTTGCCTTCAG GTGCTAAGATTGGCCATCGCTCTCTGATGAGGTACTACAAGCAGAGGTTTGGTCTTCAGAGGGCGTTGGTTCCGGCACATAACCAAAAGGCTGTGGGTCGGGTTCTTAAACAGTACAGAGCGCTTGGCTGGGGGGGAGACTCTG GTAAGGGCTTCGTGAGCCAGCAGCAGAAGGACATGCAGTACGTGCGGAGAATGAAGTCCAGGTGGATGCTAAAGATGGGCATGAACAATAATGCCATCAAGCAGACACATTTCAGAGCTCAAGTTATGTTCTAA